The DNA sequence TGCCCGAAGGCGCGCTCGCAAGGTCTTGGAAATCGCTCGAGTCGGTCGGAAATCTTTCGTCGGCATCCGTGATGTTCACGCTCACCGATCTAATCGACGAAGGCGCCGCTGACCCGGGCGATTACGGTATGGTGATCGGGATGGGCCCGGGATTTTCCGTCGAACTGGTCTTGCTGAAGTGGTGATTTCGCTCCGCACTTATCTGATCCTGCTGTCGATACTGGTGATCGAGCGATTCTTCGAACTCGATCTGGCGCGGCGCAACGCGCGCAACGCGTTCGAGCACGGCGCAATCGAAGTCGGACAGGCGCACTATCGCGTGATGGTCGCGATGCACACGCTATTCATCGCGTCGTGCGCGCTCGAAGCGATTTTCTTTCCAACGCATTTTTCACCCGCGGTCGCATGGATCGCGCTCGGCGCCGAACTATGCGCGCAACTGCTCCGCTACTGGGCGGTCTCGACGCTGGGCGAGCGCTGGAATACGCGCATCATCGTCGATCCCGCACGGACGCCGGTGACCGGCGGCCCTTACCGCTTCATGCGCCATCCCAACTATCTCGCCGTGGTGATCGAGATCGCGGCGGTGCCGATGATCGGCGGCGCGCTCGTCACCGCGATCGTATTTTCGATCGCAAACGCCTTCGTGCTCGCAGTAAGGATACCGGCGGAAGAGCGCGCGCTCGGCGGCGCCTATCAGGGTTTGTTCGGCTCGCGGAGCCGTTTCATCCCGCGCTTCCGGCATCAATAGCCGATACCTACCGTATCCGCCGCTTGCTATGATCGCGCGATGCTATTCGCGCCGTTCCTGATCTTCTACGCGATACTGTTTTTCTTCGCGCTCGCGTTTCTTTTTATCCTGGTTGAAATCCACGTCATCAACTACGCATTCCAGTTGCTTGGATTGCCGCCCGAGCTTGCATTTTTCGCGCTGCTCACGGCGCTTGTCGGCAGCTACATCAACATCCCGATTACTCGCATCGCGGCTGGCAGCCGCCGCGCGCCCGCAGTGGTGAACAATTTCGGCGTGCGCTACCGCGTGCCGACCGGCTATCCGGCTGACTCGACGATCGTCGCAATCAACGTCGGCGGCGCTGTCGTGCCAATACTCATTTCAATTTACGTTCTGATGCACTCGCCCGGCATCATCCCTCCCACGTTGATAGGTATTGCAATAGTCACTTTGATAGTGCATCGCTTCGCGCGGCCGATCCCCGGGATGGGAATCGCGACGCCGATGTTCATCCCGCCGATCGTCGCCGCGGCGGCGGGCTATTTTCTGGGCGCCTCGACGCATCACGCTGACGCGGTCGCATTTGTAAGCGGCGTGATGGGCACGCTGATCGGCGCCGACCTGCTGAATCTCAGGAAGCTGAGCGGCTTGGGCGCACCGGTCGCGTCGATCGGCGGCGCAGGCACCTTCGACGGCATCTTCCTGACCGGCATCGTCGCGGTCCTGCTCGCGTAACAGTTTCCAGCTTGTCCGATAGAAAGCAAGAGTCTATAGTGGTTCCAAATTGCATCCAATTTGGAGAAAAGCCGATGCCGGTGACTCTGACGATCAAAAAGGTTCCCGACAAAATCGTCGCGCGGTTACGGCGGCGTGCGGCTGCCAATCATCGTTCGCTGCAGGGAGAACTGATGACCTTGCTTGAAGAGGCCAGTGAACCGAAGCGGCTTACAATCCATGAACTCCGGCAGGCAATGTTGAAGTCGGGACTTCGCACGCCGGACGAAAGCACCCGGATGATTCGCGAAGATCACGATGCCCGCTAAGGTCGCGGCGGCGGCGCGCGCTAGGCGGGTTTGAATTTCACCAGCGTGTGCTCCGGCGTCACGTCGTCGAAATAAACTTCGACCGGCATCTCGACCCGAACTTTCTCCGGCGCCGCGACGATATTGGTCGTCATGCGCGGGCCTTCATCCAGTTCGACGATACCAAGTATGTAGGGCGCGTCGCCGAAGGATCGGATCGACGCGCGCCGCACCACCGTATAGCTATGCAGCTTGCCGCGGCCGCTGACGCGCTGCCAGGCGAGCTTATCCGCGAAACAGTGCGGGCATCGATCGCGCGGATAATAGACAAACTTCTGGCACGCGCCGCAGCGTTGAATAGTCAGTTCGTGGCGCTTGGCCGCTTCCCAGAACGGACGGCTGGTCGGCGTGGGCTTCGGTAGCGGTTTGAAATACTCACTCATGATCGTCGCTCCAGGATCAGGCTCGCCTGCTCGCTCATTATTCCGCCGTTGCCATTGACGTATGCGAGCGACGCATTTTTGACTTGCCGCTCACCGCCACGCCCCATCAATTGCCGGATGCCTTCGGTCACGTGACTCATGCCGCCCGCGAGTCCGGGCTGGCCGAACGAGAGTTGGCCGCCGTGCGTGTTGCAGGGAAAATCGCCCGCATAAGTCAGGTCGTGTTCCGCGACGAACGGTCCACCCTGACCCTTCTTGCAGAAGCCCGCGTCCTCGAGCGTGACGATCACCGTGATCGTGTAACAGTCGTACGGACAGACGAGGTGCATATCCTTCGGCTGCAGCCCCGCCATTTTGAAGGCCGCTTCCGCGGCGGGCTTCACCGGTGATTCCGTCAGCGACGGCGCGTATGTGATCGTTGAATGGTTCGCGTACTCGCCGGCGCCGATCAGCCACACCGGCGTGTTCTTCGAGCGCTTCGCGACGTCCGGCGACGCGACGATAATTGCGGCGCCGCCGGTGACCGGGCTCACGATCTCGTACAGATGCAACGGATCGACGATCATGCGCGAGTTCAGCACGTCGTCGATCGTGAGCGCCTTGTCGTTGAAGGTCGCGAGCGGATTCTTGAGCGCGTTGGCGCGTTGATCGACTGCGACCTTCGCCATCTGGCGCGCCGTGGTGCCGTATTCGTACATATGCCGATGCGCGATCATCGCGTATCCGCAGTTCGCGCCGACGTTGCCGTAGGGCGCCTCGAACTCGCGCTGCACCGAAATCACCGGCGGCTTCTGATCTCCGCGCGCATTCAGATCGGCCACCAGGCACAGCACCGCGTTGCACATCCCGGCATCGATCGCCGCCGCCGCGCGCCAGATCATCCCGGCTGGACTTGCGCCGCCGATATCGACCTGGTTCAGCATGCGCACGTTGAGGCCGAGCACTTCCGCGGCGCTGGCCGGATAGATCATGCCGGGATCCGCGAACGGCACGCCCACCAGAAATCCGTCGATGTCCTTTTTTTCGAGACCCGCATCCGCGATCGCCTCGGCCGCAACTCGCCCCATCAGGCCGAGCGGCGTCAGATTGCCCGGCTCTTTGACCGGCTTCAGTTCGCCGATTCCGATCGCGGCAGCTTTGCCTTTAAGACTCATGTGATCACTCCCGCTTTGGCACTTGTCGCTGATGCTTACCACAAGTTGCGCGTTCAGCGTGAAAGGCGGGCGCAAAAATTTTCTCGCCGCGACGCTTCGGCCCGCGAGGCTGACACGCGTTGCGCCATCTTATACTTTGGTCGGATCAGGAGTTCCGCGAACATGGCATTTATCATCTGTGACGACCACAACCTCGATGTCGAAGCCGACGGCGTTGACCCCGCCGCGGCCAGGCAACTGATGCTGACCGACGCCAAGGTCGATGCGAACGCGGCCGAAAAGGAAATAATCGAATTCGGCAAGCATCATCGCGACTGCAACATTCGAATTCTCGCCGGGTAATTTTTCAGGCAACGACGCACATGGGATTCCGCATCGTGAAGTGATTTGACTTCGCCCGATCGCGCTTGCTATCGGATGAAGCGATCATCCAATCAGCGAACATGGCGCAAAGGATATCGCGATGAAAAAGGTTTCTTCGTTGCTTGCGGCGTCGGTCGGCATCGTAATGCTTTGTGGATTAGCGACGCTCGCGCGCGCCGGTGAAGCGGAACAAACGGAAATAAAGGCGCTCAAGCAGAATTACGTGAAGGCGCTCGAAGCCAAGGATGTCGACGCCTTGATGGCCGTTTACGAGAATAGTCCGACGCTGGTGGTGTTCGACGTGATTCCGCCGCGTCAATACCTTGGCTGGGAAGCGTACAAAAAAGACTGGCAGGGCGTTCTCGGCGGATGTACCGGGCCGATGAAAGCGGAACTGACCGAGATGACGATCGTCGCCGAAGGCAACGTCGGTTACGGCCACGAGATTCAGCACTTGAGTTGCCCGACGAAGGGCGCGCCGCTGGACATGACGCTGCGGGCGACCGACGGCTATGCGAAGAAAGACGGCAAATGGCTGATTGCGCACGAGCATCTTTCAGTCCCGGTCGATCTCGCGACCGGCAAGGG is a window from the Candidatus Binatus sp. genome containing:
- a CDS encoding isoprenylcysteine carboxyl methyltransferase family protein, with protein sequence MISLRTYLILLSILVIERFFELDLARRNARNAFEHGAIEVGQAHYRVMVAMHTLFIASCALEAIFFPTHFSPAVAWIALGAELCAQLLRYWAVSTLGERWNTRIIVDPARTPVTGGPYRFMRHPNYLAVVIEIAAVPMIGGALVTAIVFSIANAFVLAVRIPAEERALGGAYQGLFGSRSRFIPRFRHQ
- a CDS encoding DUF1614 domain-containing protein — its product is MLFAPFLIFYAILFFFALAFLFILVEIHVINYAFQLLGLPPELAFFALLTALVGSYINIPITRIAAGSRRAPAVVNNFGVRYRVPTGYPADSTIVAINVGGAVVPILISIYVLMHSPGIIPPTLIGIAIVTLIVHRFARPIPGMGIATPMFIPPIVAAAAGYFLGASTHHADAVAFVSGVMGTLIGADLLNLRKLSGLGAPVASIGGAGTFDGIFLTGIVAVLLA
- a CDS encoding Zn-ribbon domain-containing OB-fold protein; protein product: MSEYFKPLPKPTPTSRPFWEAAKRHELTIQRCGACQKFVYYPRDRCPHCFADKLAWQRVSGRGKLHSYTVVRRASIRSFGDAPYILGIVELDEGPRMTTNIVAAPEKVRVEMPVEVYFDDVTPEHTLVKFKPA
- a CDS encoding thiolase family protein — translated: MSLKGKAAAIGIGELKPVKEPGNLTPLGLMGRVAAEAIADAGLEKKDIDGFLVGVPFADPGMIYPASAAEVLGLNVRMLNQVDIGGASPAGMIWRAAAAIDAGMCNAVLCLVADLNARGDQKPPVISVQREFEAPYGNVGANCGYAMIAHRHMYEYGTTARQMAKVAVDQRANALKNPLATFNDKALTIDDVLNSRMIVDPLHLYEIVSPVTGGAAIIVASPDVAKRSKNTPVWLIGAGEYANHSTITYAPSLTESPVKPAAEAAFKMAGLQPKDMHLVCPYDCYTITVIVTLEDAGFCKKGQGGPFVAEHDLTYAGDFPCNTHGGQLSFGQPGLAGGMSHVTEGIRQLMGRGGERQVKNASLAYVNGNGGIMSEQASLILERRS
- a CDS encoding nuclear transport factor 2 family protein encodes the protein MKKVSSLLAASVGIVMLCGLATLARAGEAEQTEIKALKQNYVKALEAKDVDALMAVYENSPTLVVFDVIPPRQYLGWEAYKKDWQGVLGGCTGPMKAELTEMTIVAEGNVGYGHEIQHLSCPTKGAPLDMTLRATDGYAKKDGKWLIAHEHLSVPVDLATGKGDLTSKP